TCCCGGCCCCGATCATAAAAACTAACCCTCTAGCCATGGCGCCAACAAAGACGCAGACAGAATGGGACTCGGGAAGAGTCTGAAGGTATTTGGACAATCGAACGGTTGGAGCATCGGCGGAAAGAGCTATCACAAATGTCAGCAAAGCTTTTATCGATACTGACTTTGATTTCACCCACTAAGTTTAATACAGTTAGTCGGAAGGTGATCAGTGATAGGGTTCTTGATGACTCTCAAAAGCTTCTCGCTACCGTTAACACCCCTTATAGAGAGTTTGTGAAGCAATTGAACTGTGAATGGGACATCAGTTCCGTATTCTTAGGGTAAAACGCAGCATTTAGAATTCACCCATCAACCCAGAGAAACGCTTGAAGGTACGCGGTATCCTGACACTAGGGTTCACTTCGATCAATACACCCTTTGCCGTATGGATATATACCTGCAAGAGGCCGGCTTTGTTGAGAGGAGAGTCAAGAAGGGTTAAGAGACACTGAAATGCGTGTAAGCGTCCAGGTGTTGAGGAATGAGCATGTAAATCGCCTTACTTGATGTGTGATGTCGGGTCGAGCATCAGCAATATCTCTACCCGTCTTGGCCAAGATGCCTTGGTGGTCGTCACAGTTCAATAAAGCGTACTTTGCTTCCTTTCCAGAGGAGCTCTTGCCTGCCGAACCAGATGAAATCTTGTATGCTTCGAGGCAAGCCTAAACAATACGTCATTAATGACCAATCGTAAAACATTCATCTGGAACCATAAAAACTCACTTGTGAAAGCACAACAATTAACCTTCTGGtgttctccttgtcctcagTAGACTTGGGTACAGAAGCCTGGATGGGGACAAAGTCCGCCCTTTGCacatttctcttcccaccaGGCAGAGGCTTTGTAACCCTCGCAGAACCCTCTGTTTCCTTATCCACCTCCATAGCGTCCCCTATTTCCTCAGTTGTGACCTTGGGCTTGAGATCTTGGGCGATATcatggaatgaagaggcaGGTTTCTTCGATAACGGGCGAGTAGGGTTAAAGGGAGGAGCCGTTGCGGACATTTTGGAAGATTTTTGAGGAGGAACGGCAGTGGCATCGGCAGCACGTCGCTTGGGAGGGGTATCCGACATCTTGAATAGTTTGAGAGGTGCACAAAATGGGAGAAATAGAGGCTTGATGTGAAGCAGAATAGAAATGAAGCTTTTGATCCTTTTGAGAGACGAGAAATCTGAAATTGTGACGGACTTCGATTTGGCGCCGCTCGACCCTGAAAACTTGGTGGCCGGAAAGCAACAACATGCACGCAACGAGGGCCAACTCGTCGAACGACTTATGCACGCACGACCAGTATATGTATATCCATACATTAAAATATCAACACATATATGTATACTGCTCGAAGCCTGATACATAGGAGAAAAAGCACTCTATAACGCACGCCGCGCACAAAACTTAACATGTACAAGCTGAAGCGGTGGCAGAGTCTTCCTGTCCAGATACTTTGACACCTTTACCGCCAGCAGCTTGCCCTCTCTGTGGTGGTGGGGCAAGAGGAAGCTTCTTAGCTGTAAGAGGATAAACTTAGTGCTTGATGTTGATATTAAGGAAACGAAATGACGAACCGATTTCCATAAAAAGTTCCTCGACTCCTTCACCCGTCTTCGCACTAGCTTCTGCAAACAgcaatccttcttccttggcaTACTGTTCACCAATTTCACGAGAAGTTTTCCTTTGAGAGTCCATATCTGTCTTGTTTCCAACAAGCATGATTACGATTGATGGGTCGGCTTGACGTTGGAGTTCCCGCACCCACGACTTAGCCTTCTCAAAGGATGTCTACCAATGAGTCAGCATAATCAACTCAGGAAAGATTGACATATGATTAACATACTTCAGGGGGCTACGCAGGATAATAAGGATATTAGTATG
This genomic window from Cryptococcus deuterogattii R265 chromosome 9, complete sequence contains:
- a CDS encoding nucleolar essential protein 1, translated to MSDTPPKRRAADATAVPPQKSSKMSATAPPFNPTRPLSKKPASSFHDIAQDLKPKVTTEEIGDAMEVDKETEGSARVTKPLPGGKRNVQRADFVPIQASVPKSTEDKENTRRLIVVLSQACLEAYKISSGSAGKSSSGKEAKYALLNCDDHQGILAKTGRDIADARPDITHQCLLTLLDSPLNKAGLLQVYIHTAKGVLIEVNPSVRIPRTFKRFSGLMVQLLHKLSIRGVNGSEKLLRVIKNPITDHLPTNCIKLTLSADAPTVRLSKYLQTLPESHSVCVFVGAMARGADNFADQFVDQKISISDYSLSASVACGKFCCAMVSPFSYFITLRADV
- a CDS encoding rab family protein, producing the protein MARTTSFKLVLLGESAVGKSSLVLRFVRNEFSDFRESTIVPLFFYLHSGAAFLTQSVNLDESTTIKFEIWDTAGQERYKSLAPIYFRNSNAAVIVYDITQPPETSFEKAKSWVRELQRQADPSIVIMLVGNKTDMDSQRKTSREIGEQYAKEEGLLFAEASAKTGEGVEELFMEIAKKLPLAPPPQRGQAAGGKGVKVSGQEDSATASACTC